TGAATATGTTTTCTTCAAGGGAGAGGTGCTTCTTGTCTTTCAACAACCTATTCCAACATTAAAATGCAAATCACCTAAACAGAAGAATGTTGCAGAATATAAAACAAGAGCTCTATTCACAATCAACATAAAAAAACTGGAGACATTGGGACTGATAACTGACCTTGATCAACCAAGATGACAATATTAGCTCATTAGCACAATGAACACTTACCAAAAAAATCGTTCACTATGTTTTCATCCCTTTCAGCAAATTCATCACAGTAGAGATTAAGAATGGCATGGTTCAAAGATGACAAGTCCCTAAGCTTAATTTTCGTATAATTAAAATCCCCAGAAATCGTTAAATGTTCAACATATGGGGCAATAATTTCAAAGCAACATGTATCAGTATCATCTTCGAATGGATACCAATCCCCACGAGGATGACTATGATGGATCGATTGCAGTCATCTACATTTTGGAGAAGTCATGTGCAAACGAGTAAAACCACAAAATTTATGTATCTTCAAAGATTCCAATTGAGGacaatttgatattatttgtttaatatgtTCATCCCGGAGAAACAAACTTTCCAGTGTTAAATTCTTCAGAGATGTCCAATTTAGTACACAATCTTCTAATATTCTGCATTTCTCGCAGTTGAGTTTTATAATCGATGAACTACTACAGAGAACTTCTGGCAAGCTATAGGGTTGGTCTCGCCTAATTGGATAAACAGTTCTATGACGTATATTCAAGCGTAAATCCTCAACTTTCGTATTCACAACAAATTCAATCCACTTGTcaattacaagaaaataagaTAGACCATCATCATATCTGAACACAAAGTTTAGACTCAACTTTTTAATGGTAGAGCAGCTAATAAGGAGAGATAGTACATTATCCGTTAAGGAAATGAATTTGTGCAATGTCGAGCTATCTAAACGACCATACTCCTCGTTGTCATAAGAAATGTTGTTGATACAAGTCCAGAAATATTGCCAATCTTTAGAGAGAACAGTTGTTCTGAACGCATCTGTTATGGACAACAAAGAAAGAATTTGGACAATAATAGCATAAGGTAGCTTACTAATCCTATCAGTTTCTTCACATTCTATCTCAatctttgctttttttttttaggtaagTTTTCGACAAACAGACCTTCAGAGTTGCCAAAGAATTGGTCTTGGTTGCTCATGTTGTTCAAACTATTACTATTGCTGCCTAAAATTGTAGTGTCAGCGAATGACTCAACGGCACTAAAGTACACTAGAATTTGGTTGTgcagaataaaaagaattacagaaaaatttttgttgaaaaatgagaggaaacccctctatttatggACAACAACAGGTAGTGTAAACATGTGTTTGTGTCTTATCGGAGAGGTCACAACTCCTTGGAAAATTCACAATCCTATGGAATAGTCACAACCATTCGAAATAGTCACTACCTTTtggaaaagtcgcaactcttcagaaaaatcacaactGTTTAGAAAACTCACAAATCATCATAAAAGTTATATAACTCTTTGATCGGTTTCCATTCACACATTTTAAAATCCAACAACTCATGATTGTCATGCTACTTTTCCTTTGTTGAGAAACAACACAAGGCTaagaaggggggggggggggttattATCAGACATCAGTACTGAGAATAAGTTTACCTGTAATTAGAATTGATATAGacaatttttgtttctttctttaatgTCCAACTATCAAAGTTAATTATATCACAATATCACATGACgctattttttaatgttatattttcttaaagaaaaatagGCGTCGGGAAAGCGAAAATGAAGGAGGAGATTACAATTAAGGTGAGGGAATCCAACTCTCaccaataaaatgaaaatttagtagTAAATACTACTAAGATTCTCCCATGTATACTAGTTTCTAGAAACGTGTTTTGCACGTTTGTCCTTTATcgtaattgtaattttttttatatttttttaaagttaagttataaaatatgaaaaatggtTAAATAAGAAACTATGAAGTCCACAATATTCGAACTTATGGAAGAATGTTAATATATAGACGTTAACTCATACAAATCACATATCAgaatctaaataaaatatgaatcagtcattttggagtagtattgaattagatgattttcttaattactgataaaatatttaattaattatattgtataataaatttatttagtgTAGGGATAAagtggtaattcaacttttcactTTAGTGCTTCCCATTTTTAATaagatatgatatgatatgatgatatgatgattagaATTATTTTAATATGACTAAATACTTTCAAATTATGAGTATTTTTATTAtgacaattaatatgaaatatttttttatgagattttttattttgatgatatttagtgatgtaaataatatttattagacttattttagcatgatttaatatttttaaattatgatcatttttatcatgacttattaatatgaaatatttattttatgggATTTTTTGTTTTGTCGTATATCTATTGGCATCATtcattacatatataaaaaaaaacttctgaCAATAATATACATAATGAGTACTGTATATTGTAGATACAAAACCGCGGGCGAGCCcaggcccaatatatattagtttacttattttaatttatgtgatgcaAATAAAACTAGAAGAgttgatcaaatttttaaatatttttttgttaattatttttattatatttatggCACATGTGATATTTTGagagttattaattattaatatatttttaaaaatattttaagttgttaaattattgtgattttgtgtgtcacatgtgaaattttgatagttaatcaaatttttaataaatttttttaaaaaattaagtacgtatttttaaaataatatatgttattttaccttgtcccaatttatgtggcacgtgttaaattttgagagttgatcaaatttttaatatatttttaaatactttaagtAGTGATTAATAGTACTCTTAATGTAATTTTCGTGTGTGTGTGGGgcacatgtgaaattttgagagctaatcacattttaatatgttattcaaatattttaagttgttaattattgtgatctATCATACTCttaatgtaattttcaaataatatatgttactccctCAATTTGAATTATGCAGTACGGGTGAAATTTTGAGAGCTAaccaaatttataatattttaagtttatttttagtacttttttttgtaaatacataacatataaaaagaaacatattaaaataatttttttatttttaaaaaagtaaaaataaattaaaatggataaaataagaaatataactaGAGGAAGTTGAGGAGAAGGGAAAACCGGTCTATTGATCTGCTGACCATAAGCTATTCAACATTCAcacttataatatatagtacGGAAAACAGTCAAAAATATCATTGGATTATTTGAAAAGATTTAAATATATCACTCACTCACCTATTGGGCTAAAAATACCCCGCAATCCTCCTTTATGGTTCATTTCTACCCTTGAATctaacaccatttttttttaaaaataaaattattattatatattacatGGCATTTTTTTATTGGATAAAATTAAATCCCAACccatttaattttcttttatcccCTCCCAATTCATTCCAATGTTCCATAACCCAAATCCAATTAGAAGAACCCATTACAAAGATTGATTTACCATTCTCCTTTAAGcctaagaagaagaaacaatttaTAGTTAAGAGACTAAAATCGGTAAATTTATAGTTAGTGGACCAAACCTGATAAAATTTGAgatagttaaaggactaaatcaggtaagtgtatagttaagagaCTGTTTTAGACCTACTCCGATAGTTTAGGGACCATTTGTGACATTTAGTTGTATTATATACATTCTTAGCTATTTGTTGCATTTCACAATAAAAttttgacataatacataaatgtgtcatttaacttgCCCTCAGCTCAAATTTATGCCCTCTAACATTGGGTGTGCACGATTAGACAATTAAACATGaataaagttaaataaatagACACACACATCTTGTGTGGCATCTTACTTGACAGTTTGAGTCTCACTAGTGTCCTAAGTGTATTATGCCACATaactcatgtgtctacttattcaactttatacaagtttaagagTCTATTTATGCACATTCAATGTTAGAGGATATAATTATGAAATGAGGCCAAGTGAAAGTGCATTTTATGTCATTAAATATGCTTAGTTGACTTACCATGTCAGCCCCTATATCAAAGTTGCTCAACTTTTTCCACCACTATAAATAAAGAATGACCTGTGAGACCTTGTACTTGGCTCCGTTTGTCAGTTGAATCCTTTTACTCACGACTTTGTCAACTGAACTCTTAAActtactaaaacacaatatGTTAAACAGTGTTTcgtgtttcttcttcatttaGGTTGGGTTTTTTCCTCTCATCAAATGATTCTTAGGTGAGTGCTTAAATCAGAGCAATTTCTTGAagatttttagttaaatttggGCTAGTACTCTACTTTTTGCATACAAGACTATTTGATTGATTGTCTCAACCAGAAATAGAATCTCCACTTTCCTTAtaatttgaagaagatgaagcaTGCAAGACGAATTACTGGTAATCCGTATCTTGCTGATGATATTCTTGAGGGTATTTTTCAAGATTACCAATTAAAACTCTTGTTGCAATTGAAGTGCTTATGTAAGTGCTACTGCACTCTGATTTCAACCTCCTGGTTTATCTCTCTGCATCTCAAGACGTTTAATAAGTTTACTTGTAATTATAATATctgtttctttatttatttattctttctttaatGTCCAACTAACAAAGTTATATCACAtgacactattttttttaatgtgataatatatgatatttttaaatatatttttgtttttttttaaaaaggttgcgaaagggaaaaatgaaggaggagATTACAATTAAGGTGAGGAATCAAACGATCTCAccaataaagtaaaaatttagTAGTCAATGCTACTAAGATTATCCCATGTATTAGTATATGATTACAATTTGCGGTGGTTTTAACCCATATTGAAACCATAAAAAAGAGCAATAAGGTATTTTATGTAAACAGAATTATTCATCAAAATCTAAAcacaaaacttaagaaatgaAAGGATAAAGAATACATACACAAGGTAGCTAGACTTTGGTTGCCATTGcaaaatcttgattttttttgttgtatctatattttcatgaaagggCTAATGCCACAGTACTTATATAGTGGCCATGGAGTTgagcatttaatttttttctatttttggtcaGACTTTTATGTTGAtagaaagaatatatatatatactagttttacggcacgtgcgttgcacgtgtgtaTCATATATACAGTATATGATGttataaaatagaattaatattaataaattaaagctttttagtaaataattataattgaacaaacataggacaagtgtttttaaatttttaatacatattgtcataaaattacttgtattttgagaacaaaatgaccagatatcatttaaatatttcaaaatacatccaaagtttaaatatgggagaaagtgacatttctttaataatattatttcttacttcactcaattttataaacatatctaaccaaaaaatagaaaaaaaatatacattcaAAAGATGTCACCAATAGCCTTTCCTGTTGAGGTTATGAACATAAATGATGTACACcatttaagtataatttttgtcttaaatattcatacttgaaatttagtatgCGCATGGCACTAATAAAATTTACCATaagtatttcaatattttatctttatatgtaacatattttttacaaaatattattactctattaatatttgagtaaggcTATTATAGAGAAGTAATTTTACTAAAATGTGTACTTGGTTGTTATCATGAATGATGGTTATATATACTTCAgtagaataatttaattttaatatatgaataacatcacctatggtgaaaaatatttcatttcattaagtttctaCCTTATCTTTGTGGAACTgtagtcttctcctttttttctgccgcatacatatcatatagttgttgtctaatgaaagtatctagtatcttatagaagttgtatcatgatataaaatatattcaataataaattaatagataaataaaatgtaaagtattatttatagaatcaataatttgatttaagatcattttatgataaatcactattttcttatctatttttataaagCTAGGAAGGAGTGTATCTTGTGAcagaaagaaaaattatatggaaCAATACAAagagacgaaaatatatgtcaTGCTATATTCATTCTAGTGTTCCATTTGATTTAAATCTCTTGCcaccaacactttactttctcctttcatttttatgtacatatctattaaaattaattattgtcatgGCTAcgttatcatattataagtaaaagtgaaaatctatttttgaaatagtgaatttaacatcaaaactaataattcaatggaCTACGTTGATACTCattgttttagaaaaattaggaagaaaTTCCTTCTTTTgagggaaaagaataaaaaataaaaaaacaaagaagaaatatcttacccaaaTCATATGCCTTTTTTCATATATGTTTAATATAATTGTCTCTTCCATAACTTTTTGTCATTGTTAACTCATGAAAATGGTAAGAAAAAATCCGAGTGTGAATTGATGAATGGTTTGCTACAATTTTtcaccaacttttttttatgagGTACCTCGAATTTCGTTGAATTTCAAACTTGATCAATTTTTGCAAATTACACTTGAGatattttaagaagaagaagattagagaacttaaagaaattattatagTTTAAAAGTGTGAGGAAATCCCTCTTTTTATAGCTaccaaatagtagtatgaatagatgttaattgtgccttatccgaaaagtcacaacctttcgaaaaagtcacaaccctttgaaaaaggcacaacttatcagaaaagACACAATCCTttagaaaagttacaacccttcgaaaaaatTAGaacccttcggaaaagtcataactcattgaaaaaatcacaacccatcaaaaaaagtcacaaccctttgaaaaagtcagaactcattgaaaaagtacaatcctttaatttgaaaaggtatctactttcaatataataaaattaataaataaaataaattgagtatttttaattggggatattatagtaattcaacattcaattttgggagttcatgcttttaaggtagtgtgtatgtgtatgtatatgtatgtatatatatatatatatatatatatatatatatatatatatatatattaatgagACCTAGACATTCAAGATAATTATGACATTAATGGTTATTAGTTGATTATTTATCCTAAATAGGTTGTTGATGTTATACTAAAATCATCATTGACCTAATAATTTACTTCTTAAATATTGGAAAAGATATACACCCTCGTTTCCATTTTGTCACACATACTTTCCTTTTAAACCcatctaaaatatatttattatttttctttttatatatttgaaaactagATATGTTAGATACATGCATCTGATTACCAAATTTGGCATGATGATAATTTTGAAAACTCATGAAAATGCACGTATTAGGccctaaacaaataaaatttgtattgttTACCCTATTAAATTCAATAATGTTGAAAGTAAAAATCATGGGATAATTAACATTTAATAAATTTgactaataaaatacaatataaaaaaacattcaaccttttcctctttttaaagtggtcaaaaaaagttataaagtGAATTTATAAGTGACATGTGTCACTATTAAACAGTTACCTCTTGGGTTCAATTTCCAAAGTCCTTGTTAAACCAAGTGGTAAGGCTATTCCTAGAACAACCATGTGTTACTTTCCAAGGGCTACTTTGTTAACTAAACCCATggaaatgaaatatctcttcaTGTTTTTTCTACCTTCCCACCTAGAAATTTTCTCCTTTATAAGCTCCCAAATGGCCTAATGGTTTCTCTGCATTGAAACTTTCATTGAGTTTTTCTTTTcccatattataatttttttagtttgaaattCAATAGCTTTCTCGGTTTTTAGATTTTGCTAACATGGAGAAAGCTGAAGAAAACATAAGAACTTCAGATGTAGAGAATGAAAATGTGGAACTGAATTTAGGGCTTTCATTGAATAGTAATTTTGATgtttacttgaaaaaaatgaattgctTTTTGTGAATAACtaatgaaaaatattctttGATGTTTTTAGGTGGATTGCAAGGAAGTGTTGCTTCAAGTGTAGCTGAGGTTGAAACCCAACAACCACCTACTCAAGGTATTAAAATTTTGCGAATTGATTTATATAGCAAgtcaatttgaatttgtatcaaaattaaagtaggaattattattttttcctttagtTCTCGATGTGAAATCATCTTTCGTTGAACAGAAATCACCTGTGTATTCAGGAAATTATATTGCTAAAGGGAAGATAAAAAACTTCATGCTCAACCATATGACTTTTGTTTCCACAAGAGGTAAAAGACCAAATGGAAAGAAGACTGAAGGACTGTTATACACGTGTAACAAGAAAGATGAAATGGAGATAGTTTGTCTTTGTCATGGTGATCTTCTAAATGCAGTTGAAT
The Solanum stenotomum isolate F172 chromosome 12, ASM1918654v1, whole genome shotgun sequence DNA segment above includes these coding regions:
- the LOC125849521 gene encoding ninja-family protein AFP3-like, translating into MEKAEENIRTSDVENENVELNLGLSLNSGLQGSVASSVAEVETQQPPTQVLDVKSSFVEQKSPVYSGNYIAKGKIKNFMLNHMTFVSTRGKRPNGKKTEGLLYTCNKKDEMEIVCLCHGDLLNAVEFVEHTSGGYVEHPLNHIFIDGEQIKQHCY